In Alphaproteobacteria bacterium, the DNA window GCCGCGAGCACGGCTTCGTCGAAGTCAAGCCGCCGACATTGGTGCGCGAGGAAGCGCTTTTTGGTACCGGCAACCTGCCCAAGTTCGGCGACGATCTCTTTCACACCGAAGAAGGCTTCTGGCTGATCCCCACGGCCGAGGTGCCGCTGACCAACCTGGTGCGCGAGGATATCCTCGACGAGGCCCAACTGCCGCTCCGCTTCACCGGCTACACGCCGTGCTTCCGCTCCGAGGCCGGCGCCGCCGGCAAGGACACCCGCGGCATGATCCGCCAGCACGAATTCACCAAGGTGGAAATGGTCATCATCGCCCATCCCGAACACTCCGACGATGAACACGAGCACATGACGGCCGCCGCCGAGGAAGTGCTCAAGCGGCTGGGCCTGCATTACCGGGTGGTGACGCTGAGCTGCGGCGACATGGGGGGCGCGGCACGGAAGACCTACGACATCGAGGTCTGGCTGCCGGGCCAGGACAACTTCCGCGAGATCTCGAGCTGCTCCAACTGCGGCGACTACCAGGCCCGGCGCATGAACGCGCGCTTTCGCCCCGAGGGCAGCAAAAAGGGCACCCGCTTCGTGCACACGCTGAACGGCTCGGGGCTGGCCGTCGGCCGCACCATCGTGGCGCTGCTGGAGAACTACCAGCAGGCCGACGGCTCGGTCCTGGTGCCCGAAGCGCTGCGTCCCTATCTCGACGGCCAGGAGGTGATCGGCGCAGATGGCTAAGGTTGGCAAAAAGCTTTCGAAATCCGGCGCCTCCGATTTGCGCATTCTGATCGCCAACGACGACGGCATCCGGGCACCCGGCCTCAAGGTGATGGAGCGCATCGCCCGGACGCTGAGCAAGGACATCTGGGTGGTGGCACCGGAGACCGAGCAAAGCGGCGCCGGCCATTCGCTGACGCTGCACGAGCCGCTGCGCATCCGCCGCCTGTCGAGCCGCCGCTATGCCGTGCGCGGCACGCCGACCGATTGCGTGCTGATGGCGTTGAGCCATATCCTCAAGGACCAAAAGCGCCCCGATCTCCTGCTCTCGGGCGTCAACCGCGGCGCCAACATGGGTGAGGACGTGACCTATTCGGGCACCGTGGCAGCGGCCATGGAAGGCACCCTGGTGGGCATTCCCTCGATCGCGCTGAGCCAGGCCGTGGTGCCGGGGCAAACGGCCAAGTGGGCCACCACGGAGAGCCACGCGCCGGCTCTGATCCGCCGGCTGCTGGCTGCCGGCTGGCCCGACGACACCCTGATCAACATCAACTTCCCCGACGTCGTGGCGGCCAAGGCCGGCGATCTTCAGATCACCGTGCAAGGCCGGCGCGACACCGCCGACCTGGTCATCGATGCCCGCGTCGACGCCCGCGGCCAGCCCTATTTTTGGATCGGCTACCGGCGCAACCTCGGCACCCCGTACCCGGCGGCGACCGATCTGGGGGTGGTCGAGGCCGGCGGCATTTCCCTGACGCCGTTGCAGATCGATCTCACCCACCGGGCCACCGTCAAGGCGTTGAAGAAGTCGCTGACGTGAGCGAGGATGCGGCCAAAATCCGCCTCATCATGGAGCTCCGCCAGTCGGGCATCAAGGACACGCAGGTGCTTTCGGCCATAGAGCGGGTGCCGCGCGAAGAATTCGTGCTGGGCACCTTCGTCGACCAGGCCTACGAGAACACGGCGCTGCCCATCCAGCAGGGTCAGACCATCAGCCAACCCTACGTGGTGGCCTTCATGACCGAGGTCCTGGAACTCGGCGAGCGCATGAAGGTGCTGGAAATCGGCACCGGTTCGGGCTATCAGGCGGCCGTGCTCAGCCGGCTCTGCCGCCGGGTCTATACCGTCGAGCGCTACCGATCGTTGCTGCGCCAGGCCGAACAACGCTTCCAGCGGCTGGGCTACCACAACATCACCACGCGCTACGGCGACGGCGGCCTGGGCTGGCCCGAACAGGCACCCTTCGAGCGCATCCTGGTGACGGCGGCAGCCGACGGCCTGCCGCCGGCGCTGACCGATCAGTTGACCATCGGCGGCATTCTCATCATTCCCCTGGGCCGCGGCATCATGGGCCAGTCGGTGGTGCGTATCCGGCGCACTGAAGACGGCTTCGAGCGCGATGACCTGTTGCCGGTGCGATTCGTGCCCCTGGTGGCCGGCACGGCGGAGGCCGAGAGGGACTAGAGTGCGGTCGAAGCGGCGTTGATCCGTTGGCCGCGGCAACATACTCTCGCGCCATGGCGAACCCTGGAACTGGCGTCGGCATGGCGCTGGCGCTGCTGCTGGCAGCGTTGCTGACCGGCTGCAGCCGGCCGGCGCCGGCGCCCGTGATCCACAAGGGCCTGGCCACAGAAAGTAACGCCGCAAGCGACGCCGCCAGGCAGGCGCCCGCTGGCCTCCTGGCGGTTGTGAAACGCGGTGACACGCTGTGGCGCATCGCCCGGCGCTTTGGTGTCTCGACCCGGGCGCTGATCGACGCCAACGGCCTCAGGGCGCCTTTCGTTCTGCGCCAGGGCCAGCGCCTGGAGATCCCCGTCACGCGCCACCACCTGGTGGTCAAGGGCGACACGGTCTACGACATTTCCCGCCACTACGGCGTCGATATGACCAGCCTGGCGCGGGCCAATCGCCTGGCGCCGCCCTACACCATCCATCCCGGCCAGAAACTCAGGCTGCCCGGCCGCGCCGCGGTCGAAGTGGCGGCGCCACGGTCGGCACCACGGGCGCCTGTCAGCAAAGCCAAACCCGCCGCCCGGTCTGCCGGCAAAACCACGGTCGCACCACCCAAGCGCCTGGCCAAAAAACCGCCGCTGGCCAAACCGCCGCCGCGCCAGGGCCGCTTTGCCTGGCCGCTGCAAGGCCGTTTGATATCACGCTTCGGCGCCAAACCCGGCGGCCTGCACAACGATGGCATCAACATCGCCGCCCGCATCGACAGCGAGGTGCGCGCAACCGCCGCCGGCGTCGTCGCCTATGCCGGCAACGAGCTCAGGGGATTCGGCAATTTATTGCTGATCAAGCATTCTGGCGGCTGGATGTCGGCCTACGCCCACAACCGCTCGCTGTTGGTCAAGCGCGGCGACAAGGTGCGCCGCGGTCAGGCCGTCGGCCGGGCCGGCCAAAGCGGCGGCCTGGCCGAGCCGCAACTGCATTTCGAACTGCGCCGGGGCGCCAAGGCGGTGGATCCTCTGAAATACCTGGCCCCCCAATCGGCGGGGGTGATAGCCAATCCGCATCGATCCTTCGGATTTGGAATGATACGGGCGCCCACCAGCAAGCAGGCCAGCGGCTGACGGCGGCAAAGCGGCGAGGCCCAGGGCGGCTTTATCTGTCCGCCGCCAACTCGTCCAGCAGGGCATCGATGTCATCGACAGCCCCCGGGATCCCGGTGCCGGCCAAACCATCGCGGTGGGGCAGTCCGGCACACTTCGGGGTCACCGGCCGAAACAGCGCCAAGAACAGGCCGTGAAAGTGCTGCACGGTGAATACCTCGGTGCTCTCGCCAGCGCTGCCGCCATCGGCCTCCCCGACCGGGGTGTTCATGATTTCGATGAAACGATCGCGCGTCTGCTCATAAACGGCAAAGGGCTCGGCCAGCCGGACCACCGTCTCGCAGAAGATGGCGACGATGCGGGGATCGGCATAGAAGGGATCCCAAACAAAATCCCGGCCCATCTCGGAGATGTATTCCTCGTAGACGACACGGGCCGTATCATCGAGTCTGTCGAAGACCTGATCGCCGATCATCGCCTTGACGGCGGCAAACAGGGCCGGCAGCTGGCTGCGCAGCATCACCGGCGGGGTGGCGAAAAGCAGCGCTTCCAAGGGGCTGGAGATAACCCGGCCGAGGAACATTTCGCGGTAGGGCGTGAACGGGGTCAAATTGTTGGCGGACTGGCAATGCTTGTAGTTGGCGCTATAGAAACTGCGCACTTCCTTGCTTCGCACCGCCGAGGCCAATGCTTCCAGGCGTTCCAGGTCGAGCTTACCATCCACCGCCTCTTCGCGGGCGATGGTCAGTATGGCCTCGATCACCTTCGAGGCGTTGGCTTGGCATCCGGGCATGGAGAGTTCTGACCGGTCCTTGAGGCCGGCGACCTCGCCGGCTACGGCGCAATCGAACTGCTCGGCGTCCTGCCTGGCTTCCTCAGCGTCGCTCACGATCCGTTCTCACCTGTCGTTCCCAAAGTAACCAAGCGCCCGCGCGGCACCATGCCGCGACCAAACAATACCCTAATACCATACTTCACGGCGATCCCCCAGACGGCGGCAAGGATAGGGGATCCCAACATTATCTAGAGCAATCTTTGTCGATTTCAGCCCAGGCCGCCCCTGAACTGGAAGAAACCGCTTAGCCGGTACCCGTGATGAAAGGCCAGAGGCCTTCCGGGCCGGACTTGGCGGCCAGACGGCCGAGCTCACGTTGCCAGACCACTTCGGGACCGAACTCGTCGCGCCAGGCCCAGAGGCGGCGGCTCAGGTGCTGTAGCGAATACTCCCGGGTGAAGCCGATGGCGCCGTGCAATTGGTGGCAGATCTCGGCCGCCACCCCGGCCGCCTCGCCGGCCCGCGCCTTGGCTGCCACAATGGCTTCCGCGCCCTCGCCCGCTTCGGCCGCCTCGGCCGCCGCTGTGGCCCAGTCGGCGGCCCGGCCGGCGGCCGCCACTTGGCCGGCCAACACCGCGAGCTGCTGCTGCACGGCCTGGAACTTGGCCAGCGGGCGGCCGAACTGCACGCGGTCGCCGACGTAGGCCAACGTCATGGCCAGGACGGCATCCAGGGCGCCGGCGATCTGTACCGAACGGGCCAGGGCACCGAGGCGGAACAGCCCGGCCCGGCTGACCTGGTTGCCGGCCGGCCGCACGTCATCGGCGGGCAGCACGATGTTGTCGAAGATCACCGCGTCGCGGGGCTCGCCGGCCAGGTTTTGCCCGCCCGTGGTGCGCGTGCGCCGGACCTCGACCAGGGCCACCTGATCGCCGGCCTCGGACTCGGCAATGACCGCGATGTGGCCGGCCTGGGCGCCCCATGGGATAGTAGCGTTGCCGTTGAGGATCCAGCCGCCGGCCGCCTGTTCGATGAAAAGGGCATCGGCGGGCCCGACCGGCGCCACCGTCAGCGGCCCCTCGGGTACCTCCAGGCCGGCCCCTTCGAGCAGCCAGCCAGCCAGGAAGCTCTCGGCCAGCGGCAACGGCACAGCGGCCCGCCCGGCCTCGCGCACCAGCGTCATGGCATCGCCCAAGTTGCCGCCGGCACCGCCCATCTCCTCGGCCACGGCGGCCCGGGTGAGGCCGTTTTCCTCCAGGATTTGCCACAGTTCGGCCGGCCAGAAGCCGGCCTCGGCGGCGGCGATCAGGTCGCCATCGCAATGGTCGCGGAAGATCCGCGCCGCGGTATCGGCAATCATCTGGCGCATGTCGTTCATCTCAGGCCAAGCCCCCGGGCCACCACGCCGCGCAATATCTCGCGGGCGCCGCCTTGGATGGTGCCGACCGGCGAATAGAGGATGGATTCGTCGAGCGTGGCGACGAAGCCCTCGGGGATGACGCCATCGTTCTCGGCCTGCATCAGGGTGCGCGCGATATCGGGCATCTCCTTTTGCAAACTGGTGCCGACGTCCTTGACCAGGGCGGCCTCGATGTTGGTTGACTGGCCGCGCTCCAGCATGCCGGCGACCGAGAGCGACATCTGGCGCAGCGTCATCAGGTGGGCGGCC includes these proteins:
- a CDS encoding M23 family metallopeptidase encodes the protein MANPGTGVGMALALLLAALLTGCSRPAPAPVIHKGLATESNAASDAARQAPAGLLAVVKRGDTLWRIARRFGVSTRALIDANGLRAPFVLRQGQRLEIPVTRHHLVVKGDTVYDISRHYGVDMTSLARANRLAPPYTIHPGQKLRLPGRAAVEVAAPRSAPRAPVSKAKPAARSAGKTTVAPPKRLAKKPPLAKPPPRQGRFAWPLQGRLISRFGAKPGGLHNDGINIAARIDSEVRATAAGVVAYAGNELRGFGNLLLIKHSGGWMSAYAHNRSLLVKRGDKVRRGQAVGRAGQSGGLAEPQLHFELRRGAKAVDPLKYLAPQSAGVIANPHRSFGFGMIRAPTSKQASG
- a CDS encoding protein-L-isoaspartate(D-aspartate) O-methyltransferase yields the protein MSEDAAKIRLIMELRQSGIKDTQVLSAIERVPREEFVLGTFVDQAYENTALPIQQGQTISQPYVVAFMTEVLELGERMKVLEIGTGSGYQAAVLSRLCRRVYTVERYRSLLRQAEQRFQRLGYHNITTRYGDGGLGWPEQAPFERILVTAAADGLPPALTDQLTIGGILIIPLGRGIMGQSVVRIRRTEDGFERDDLLPVRFVPLVAGTAEAERD
- the surE gene encoding 5'/3'-nucleotidase SurE; translated protein: MAKVGKKLSKSGASDLRILIANDDGIRAPGLKVMERIARTLSKDIWVVAPETEQSGAGHSLTLHEPLRIRRLSSRRYAVRGTPTDCVLMALSHILKDQKRPDLLLSGVNRGANMGEDVTYSGTVAAAMEGTLVGIPSIALSQAVVPGQTAKWATTESHAPALIRRLLAAGWPDDTLININFPDVVAAKAGDLQITVQGRRDTADLVIDARVDARGQPYFWIGYRRNLGTPYPAATDLGVVEAGGISLTPLQIDLTHRATVKALKKSLT
- a CDS encoding acyl-CoA dehydrogenase family protein; the protein is MNDMRQMIADTAARIFRDHCDGDLIAAAEAGFWPAELWQILEENGLTRAAVAEEMGGAGGNLGDAMTLVREAGRAAVPLPLAESFLAGWLLEGAGLEVPEGPLTVAPVGPADALFIEQAAGGWILNGNATIPWGAQAGHIAVIAESEAGDQVALVEVRRTRTTGGQNLAGEPRDAVIFDNIVLPADDVRPAGNQVSRAGLFRLGALARSVQIAGALDAVLAMTLAYVGDRVQFGRPLAKFQAVQQQLAVLAGQVAAAGRAADWATAAAEAAEAGEGAEAIVAAKARAGEAAGVAAEICHQLHGAIGFTREYSLQHLSRRLWAWRDEFGPEVVWQRELGRLAAKSGPEGLWPFITGTG
- the serS gene encoding serine--tRNA ligase; its protein translation is MFDIRWIRENPEAFDHGLRRRGNEPKSPQVLALDEKLRASQTELQKLNEARNQASKEIGAAKQRGEDAAGQIAEVGRLKDAVRDAETASRTLSAELDEMLAVLPNLPADDVPEGLDESTNVEIRRVGVRPEFDFQPKEHFEIGEALGLMDFAAATKISGARFVVLRGALSRLERALASFMLDLHGREHGFVEVKPPTLVREEALFGTGNLPKFGDDLFHTEEGFWLIPTAEVPLTNLVREDILDEAQLPLRFTGYTPCFRSEAGAAGKDTRGMIRQHEFTKVEMVIIAHPEHSDDEHEHMTAAAEEVLKRLGLHYRVVTLSCGDMGGAARKTYDIEVWLPGQDNFREISSCSNCGDYQARRMNARFRPEGSKKGTRFVHTLNGSGLAVGRTIVALLENYQQADGSVLVPEALRPYLDGQEVIGADG